AATCAGAACCAACCTGACCCTCTCGAGGCTGTCCAGCTCCTGCGCGGTGGCCTTCATCCTATCCCCCTCGGCGCACATCGACTCCTCCAGCTCCGTGAGACGCCTCCGGCACGCCACCACCCGCCCCTCCGCCTCGTACAccgcccgccgcctcgcctccGCCATCCGCAGCTTGTGCCTCTCGAACCTGCAGCGGAGCACAAGTCACGCGCTCAGACGGGGGAATAAATAAATAATCTGAACGAAGAGGCGGGGACGGGAAACTACTTGGTCCTGTAGAGGGATTTGGGATCGGGCTGCTGCTGCTGCGAAGAGGAGGAAGGCTGGGATTGGGAGGGGAAGTCGCGGGAGAGGAGCGCCGACCAGAGGGAGGGGTGGAGggagaggcggcggaggcggcgcgaggcgaTGGCGAGGCAGCAGAGGTCGCGGAACCCcagcgcggcggaggcggcgccgaGCTCCAGGACGCGCGCCCACAGCTCGTCGGGCATATCGGACGCCGACATGTTCGGCTCGACCGAATCACCGCTGGAGAGTTGCGGGGCGGCTGCAGCGACAGAGGCGGCCGCGCGGGCGTAGGAAGGTAGGTAGTCTATGCCGTCGCCGGGGCCTTCGCTGCGGTAGTGGCTGGCTTTGCTGCAGGGTGCAGGCCTTCGTCGGCGCCTCGGCGAGCTAGAGAAATCAGGAACCCGCGCCGCCAAATCGGTCCCTGCCGATGGGTCCCACGAATGAGCGTTTGGACTTTGGATTATTTTGTTATATCTGCAGTACTACTGGGTTTGTTCGTTTCTTtcttaaaaataaaaatagaaattcATTCATCTCTTTTATTTCAGAAACTTTCTATCTATCCATCAATTGTCCtgctgagaacatcaaaagtaaaaAAAATGTCCAGTTCCATATACCACCTAGCAATATCTATAGTCACTATAGCGagtcgaaggcgcgccgccgtcatcacctcTTCATCACTGGAGCTGGGCAAACCTTGTTTAGTAGATAGTCGAGAAATTATCGTGCTAGAATCCGATAGGATCAGCGCACCAGAATAGCAATATGCAGGCACACGAATGTAGACAAATGAAGCCCGAATGTAAGCAGATCCACTGAAGACAAACACCAACCAAATCCTATGGGTTCCACCGGAGACACATCTCCACATGCCCTCCGGTGAGGCTAGCCGCACCGCCGAGGCCGGGGCTAGGCGGAGAGAACATTATTTCATCTTCAGAGAACTGTTGTTGTCTCATCTTCTAAGCAAAAAACAAAGTCTAAACAAACAAAAAAAGACACCTAAAACAGAGTTGGAGCCCTCCTACCGGCAAGGGACCGAGATCCATCGCGCCCCATGGCCTAAGGCTACAGGAGACAGGATAGACCTACGGTGGCGCCGATTGGAGGCGAGCAACCCTAGTTGCCTTAAGTTGCAGCGGAAGGGTATGCGTGTACGGGTTTACAACAAATGTTCAATCTATTAATCAACTGTCATTATAGACCTGCCGTGCCGCCGACAGGAGGCAAACAACCCTAATTGCCTCCTAATTGCCTTAAGCCGCAGCCGAAGGATATGCGTGCACGtatttactactcccttcgttccaaattatttatcttagatttgtctagataggaAAGTATTTagcactaaaataagtctagatacatctatatctagacaaatccaagacaagtaattcggaacggagggagtacaaatgttCAATCTATTAACTGTCATTATAGTACAAAGAACTTAACTGTTACTATAGTACAAAGAACACATTACAATACAAAGAACGTAAATACAAATGTTCAATCTATCAACTGTCATTACAGTACAAAGAACTTTACTGTCACTATAGTACAAAGAACACATTACAATACAAAGAACAGCAGAGGTAACAGAAATCACTCGTATTCAATATCGTTAGTTTGACAGAACAAAATGCAAGTTATATATCACAACAACAACAAAACACCATTAAAATTTTCAAATGTTAGATTTTTTTAACGATATAACCTTGGTGGCTGTCCCAAAATAACTGTCTTTGATTTAGtagttgggacggagggagtacgattcATACTACAAACCGCAAAGGAGAGAGTATGCAATATTCAGAACCATTTGTTTGAACCCAAAAacgtaccccccccccccggtccggaaatacttgtcctagaaattgaATAAAattgatgtatctataactaaaataagtttagatacaaccatttcgaggacaagtatttccagacggatggAGTAACTCACGAGCTCAATCTGAACGAACCAATCACCAACTAAGATAGGAGACCATTTAGTGAGATCAGTCAAATATCAGATGACAAGTCTGGTTTGTTCCAGGCCCTAGACTACTCAAACAAAGATCCTAAGCGAACTACCGCATCTAGCTCTGCATGTTTCACCGAGTTCCAAACGTTTGAGGCAGATAATACAGTATACAACAACTCATGATTTTCCCTTCCCTCGGGTTTTTATGGAACCAAGTTCATGCAGTCC
The Triticum dicoccoides isolate Atlit2015 ecotype Zavitan chromosome 3A, WEW_v2.0, whole genome shotgun sequence genome window above contains:
- the LOC119269366 gene encoding F-box protein SKIP24-like isoform X2: MSASDMPDELWARVLELGAASAALGFRDLCCLAIASRRLRRLSLHPSLWSALLSRDFPSQSQPSSSSQQQQPDPKSLYRTKFERHKLRMAEARRRAVYEAEGRVVACRRRLTELEESMCAEGDRMKATAQELDSLERVRRASVALNVWQPQVVHGRQKQLVQQCTVPVDSRLSALHMELKV
- the LOC119269366 gene encoding F-box protein SKIP24-like isoform X1 — protein: MSASDMPDELWARVLELGAASAALGFRDLCCLAIASRRLRRLSLHPSLWSALLSRDFPSQSQPSSSSQQQQPDPKSLYRTKFERHKLRMAEARRRAVYEAEGRVVACRRRLTELEESMCAEGDRMKATAQELDSLERVRRASVALNVWQPQVVHGRQKQLVQQCTVPVDSRLSALHMELKVCKQQIATYKNAYNKEKLKLNEYEEALRRVKYHPMQNSSDTSASGNEPQAKRKRLK